A segment of the Arcobacter sp. CECT 8983 genome:
TTTTAATATTGGTGCTATAGTAAAGGAAGATTGATGAAGATATTTTTATTAGAAGATGATTTTTCTTTAAACAAACTAATTTGTAATGCTTTAGAAGATAGAGGCTTTTTTGTAACTAGTGTAGATGATGGTTATTCTGCAATGACTCATATTTTAAACAACAAATATGATTTATATATTTTAGATATAAATGTTCCTGGTTTTTCTGGACATGAGGTTTTAGAACAAATAAGAAAGGTAAATGAACAACTACCTGTAATAATTGTAAGTGCTCAACTTGACATTGATAATATCTCTAAAGCATATGATTTAGGTTGTAATGATTATTTAAAAAAGCCCTTTGAACTTGAAGAGCTTATTCTTCATATAAAAT
Coding sequences within it:
- a CDS encoding response regulator transcription factor, which gives rise to MKIFLLEDDFSLNKLICNALEDRGFFVTSVDDGYSAMTHILNNKYDLYILDINVPGFSGHEVLEQIRKVNEQLPVIIVSAQLDIDNISKAYDLGCNDYLKKPFELEELILHIKYHIKTILKNDVDNDIIDLGYGLTFDSKDQILYKLGHEIVLTHKEKLLLTLFINNLDKTVSSEMIHEYVWDNKEMEAVSMRSMIHKLQKKLKSGMIVNIRGVGYKMIRKIKA